In the Equus quagga isolate Etosha38 unplaced genomic scaffold, UCLA_HA_Equagga_1.0 HiC_scaffold_4321_RagTag, whole genome shotgun sequence genome, one interval contains:
- the LOC124232288 gene encoding olfactory receptor 6C2-like, whose amino-acid sequence MKNYTALTTFILVGLTDDPNLQILLFIFLFLTYLLSVVGNLTIITLTLVDSHLKTSMYFFLWNFSILEVSFTTVCIPRFLYIIASGDNTVTYNACEAQLFFVIILGVTEFFLLTAMSYDRYVAICKPLHYMTIMNNRVCIKFLIGCYMLALIIILPPYIMGLELKFCDSNVIDHFGCDAAPILKIACSDTEFIEWVVLVLAVLTLFFASVCVIMSYTHIIRTILRFPSVQQRKKAFSTCSSHLIVVSITYGSCIFIYIKPHAKEGLAVNKVVSVLTTSVAPAMNPFIYTLRNKQVVQAFKDMNKRVASISKN is encoded by the coding sequence ATGAAAAATTATACAGCACTAACAACATTCATCCTGGTGGGACTAACAGATGATCCAAACCTACAGATTCtgctgtttatctttttgtttctaaCCTACTTGTTGAGTGTTGTCGGGAACCTGACCATCATCACGCTCACCTTGGTGGATTCCCACCTTAAAACGtccatgtattttttcctctggaatTTCTCCATCTTAGAAGTGTCATTTACAACTGTCTGCATTCCCAGATTCCTCTACATAATTGCATCCGGGGACAATACTGTTACCTACAATGCTTGTGAGGctcaattattttttgttatcaTCCTGGGTGTGACTGAGTTTTTTCTCCTGACAGCCATGTCCTATGACCGTTacgtggccatctgcaaacccctGCATTACATGACCATCATGAACAACAGAGTCTGCATCAAGTTCCTTATCGGTTGTTATATGTTAGCTCTGATCATCATCCTCCCACCCTACATCATGGGCTTGGAGCTTAAGTTTTGTGACTCCAATGTCATAGATCACTTTGGCTGTGATGCTGCTCCCATCCTGAAGATTGCCTGTTCGGACACGGAGTTCATAGAGTGGGTTGTCTTGGTCCTGGCTGTGTTGACGCTCTTTTTCGCCTCGGTGTGTGTAATTATGTCCTACACGCACATCATCAGGACCATTCTCAGATTTccttctgtgcagcaaaggaaaaaggCTTTTTCGACATGTTCTTCCCACCTAATTGTGGTTTCTATCACTTACGGAAGCTGCATCTTCATCTATATCAAACCGCATGCAAAAGAAGGGCTTGCTGTGAACAAGGTGGTGTCAGTGCTCACCACCTCAGTTGCCCCAGCAATGAACCCCTTCATTTATACTCTGAGGAACAAGCAAGTGGTACAAGCTTTCAAAGACATGAACAAAAGGGTTGCATCTATCTCAAAGAACTAG